One Streptococcus sp. VT 162 genomic window, GTGCGCTTAGCAGATGCCATTAGCGAGATCTATCCTCAGCTCAATAAGAGCCTCCTCTATGCGGGAATTATGTTGCATGACTTGGCCAAGGTTATTGAGTTGACGGGACCAGACCAGACGGAGTACACAGTTCGAGGCAATCTCCTTGGGCATATCGCTCTCATCGATAGTGAAATTACCAAGACCGTCATGGAACTAGGCATCGATGATACTAGAGAAGAAGTGGTGTTACTGCGCCATGTCATCCTCAGTCATCATGGCTTGCTAGAGTATGGAAGTCCAGTCCGTCCACGCATTATGGAAGCAGAGATTATCCATATGATTGACAATCTAGATGCCAGCATGATGATGATGTCAACAGCTCTAGCTTTGGTGGACAAAGGAGAGATGACCAATAAAATCTTTGCTATGGACAATCGTTCCTTCTATAAACCAGATTTAGATTAATAATTTAAGAAAAACGAGCATTTTTTACGCAATAATGTTCGTTTTTTTATGTGAATATGGTATAATGGATAAAATATCAAAATTAAATGGAATGGTAAATAAAAATGAAATTAAGAAGAAGTGATCGGATGGTTGTCATTTCCAACTATTTGATTAATAATCCATACAAACTAACCAGTCTCAATACCTTTGCAGAAAAGTACGAATCTGCTAAATCATCGATTTCAGAGGACATCGTGATTATCAAGCGTGCCTTTGAGGAAATCGAAATCGGTCATATTCAGACTGTGACGGGAGCAGGTGGTGGCGTTATCTTTACACCATCAATCTCGAGTCATGAAGCCAAAGAAATGATCGCAGACTTGCGTGACAAACTTTCAGAAAGCGACCGTATCTTGCCAGGTGGCTACATCTACCTGTCTGATTTGCTTAGTACGCCTGCCATTTTGAAAAATATTGGGCGTATCATTGCCAAGAGCTTTATGGACCAAAAAATCGATGCCGTTATGACAGTAGCAACAAAAGGTGTGCCACTCGCAAATGCAGTTGCCAATGTCCTCAACGTTCCATTTGTCATTGTGCGTCGTGACTTGAAAATTACCGAAGGTTCAACGGTCAGCGTCAACTATGTTTCAGGTTCCAGCGGTGACCGTATTGAGAAAATGTTCCTTTCAAAACGCAGCCTCAAGGCAGGCAGTCGTGTCTTGATTGTGGATGACTTCTTGAAAGGCGGCGGAACTGTCAACGGGATGATCAGCCTCTTGCGTGAGTTTGATTCAGAGTTGGCTGGTGTCGCAGTTTTTGCAGACAATGCCCAAGAAGAACGTGAAAAGCAGTTCGATTACAAGTCACTCTTGAAGGTTACCAATATTGATGTTAAGAACCAATCCATCGATGTTGAGATTGGAAATATCTTTGACGAAGACAAATAAGAGATAGAACTAAAGGTTGGAACGATTGTCCCAGCCTTTCTTTGCAAACAGAATAGAAGGATGCTTATGAAAACACCATTTATCAGCCGTGAAGATTTAGAAACAATTGTTGCAGAGTTCCCGACTCCCTTTCATTTGTATGATGAGAAGGGGATTCGTGAAAAAGCAAGAGCCGTCAACCAGGCCTTTTCTTGGAATAAGGGATTCAAAGAATATTTTGCCGTCAAGGCCACTCCAACCCCAGCCATCTTGAAAATCCTCCAAGAGGAAGGTTGTGGTGTGGACTGTTCTAGTTACGTGGAGCTCTTGATGAGCCATAAACTGGATTTCCCCGGTTCTGAAATCATGTTCTCTTCTAACAACACGCCTGACAAGGAATATGCCTATGCGCGTGAATTGGGCGCAACTATTAACTTGGATGCCTTTGAAGATATTGAACATCTGGAGCGAGCGGCAGGCATTCCAGAAATTATCTCTTGTCGTTACAATCCTGGAGGCGTTTTTGAGCTAGGAACAGACATCATGGACAATCCTGGGGAGGCCAAGTTTGGGATGACCAAGGACCAGCTTTTTGAAGCCTTTGCTATTTTGAAGGAAAAAGGAGCCAAGACTTTTGGGATTCACTCTTTCCTAGCATCCAATACTGTCACCCATCTCTACTACCCAGAGTTGGCGCGTCAGCTTTTTGAATTAGCCGTTGAAATCAAGGAAAAGTTGGGTATTTCGCTAGACTTTATCAATCTTTCCGGCGGTATTGGTGTCAACTATCGTCCTGAGCAGGAGCCAAATGACATCGCTGTGATTGGTGAAGGGGTGCGTAAGGTTTATGAGGAAGTTCTTACACCTGCAGGACTTGGTCAGGTTAAGATTTTCACAGAATTAGGCCGCTTTATGTTAGCCCCTCACGGAGCTCTCGTCACAAGAGTCACTCATAAGAAAAAAACTTACCGTACCTATCTAGGTGTTGATGCATCAGCAGTCAACCTCATGCGCCCAGCCATGTATGGAGCCTACCACCATATCACCAATCTGACTCATCCAGATGAACCTGTTGAGGTGGTAGACGTGGTCGGTTCACTCTGTGAAAACAATGATAAATTTGCAGTGAACCGCGAACTACCTCATACAGAAATCGGTGATTTGCTAGTGATTCATGATACAGGTGCACATGGATTCTCCATGGGTTACCAGTACAATGCCAAACTACGCTCGGCAGAAATCCTCTATACCGAAGAAGGAAAAGCCCGCCAAATCCGCCGTGCAGAGCGTCCTGAGGACTATTTTGCAACCTTGTATGGTTTTGATTTTGAATCGGATCAGTAAAAGAAATTGAAAATGAAAGTGAAAAACAGATTGCTTTCTAAAAAATAGACAAAAAAACCTTGTTTTTCACCTTACTCGTGATATAATAAAACTATAAAACGGTTTCAAGGAAGGTGACGATATGTCTGAAGAAACAATTGACTATGGACAAGTGACAGGAATGGTGCATTCGACAGAGAGTTTTGGGGCGGTAGATGGCCCTGGGATTCGGTTTATTGTCTTTTTGCAGGGCTGTCACATGCGTTGCCAGTACTGTCATAACCCCGATACATGGGCTATGGAGACCAATAAATCACGCGAACGGACAGTAGACGATGTCTTGACAGAAGCTCTTCGCTACCGTGGTTTCTGGGGAGACAAGGGAGGAATCACTGTTAGTGGAGGAGAAGCTCTCTTACAGATTGATTTCCTAATTGCCCTCTTTACCAAGGCCAAGGAAAAAGGAATCCACTGTACCTTGGACACCTGTGCCCTTCCATTCCGTAACAAACCACGTTATCTCGAAAAGTTTAATAAACTCATGGCGGTGACAGACTTGGTTCTCCTGGATATCAAGGAAATCAACGAAGAACAGCATAAGATTGTCACAAGCCAAACCAATAAAAACATCTTGGCCTGTGCCCAGTACCTATCAGATATCGGGAAGCCTGTTTGGATTCGCCACGTGCTGGTTCCAGGATTGACAGATAGAGATGAGGATTTGATCGAACTTGGTAAGTTTGTCAAGACCCTCAAAAATGTTGACAAGTTTGAAATCTTGCCTTATCACACGATGGGTGAGTTCAAGTGGCGTGAACTTGGGATTCCTTATTCGCTTGAAGGGGTAAAACCACCAACAGCAGACCGTGTCAAGAATGCCAAGGAATTAATGGATACAGAAAGCTACCAAGACTATATGAAACGTGTTCATGGATAAAAAAGAAGCCTGATGGAGACATCGGGCTTTTGTGATGCAAAAAGGCTTAGCTGAGAGGCTAAGTCTTTTTCTTATTTTCTAGAATGTTGTTTACCAGCATTGCGTTTTTTATGTTTCTTATTAGTCATAATCGCAGTTGCTTGGTTTGGAGTGACATCTTTGCGTCCGCCTCCAGTTGAAAATGAACTTGCTTTTGGTGGATTTTTGGCAAATTCTTCACGAACTTTTTTGCGAAGTTTTGGACGAACGACATAGTTAACGATGAACTGTTGGAGAATCATCATGAAACCACCGACAACCCAGTAAAGGGTCACACTGGCTGGTGCGAAGAAGGAGAAGACGACAATCATGAGTGGGCTCATGTAAATCATTTTCTTGAGCTGTTCTCTTTGCATCTCATCTTCTACTCCATGAAGTGAAAGGAGTGATTGGAGATAGTAGAGGATACCAGCGAAGGCGACAAGGAGCAGACTTGGGGAACCAAGATTGATACCCAAGAAGGTAGAGCTAGCTACACCATCAGTGTATTGGGCTGCAAAGTAGATAGCAGAGAAGAAAGGCATTTGAATGAGGATAGGGAAACATCCTACTCCACCGAACATGCTGATGCCATGTTCTTTCTGAGTATCCCAGAGAGCTTGTTGCGCTTCTAGTTTTTCTTCTTGAGTTGTTGCCTCTTTGAGGCGTTTTTGATGTGGTTCGAGGACGTGTTTGAGGGCATTCATCTTTTCAGAGTGAAGCGTTGCCTTCCATGATTGGTAGATACCAAGTGGCAAGATAATCAAACGCACGATGATGGTTACGATGATGATAGCCACACCAAAGCCTAGACCTTTATCAGTAGCAAAGTACTTGATGGCCTCTGCCATAGGTGCTCCGATGGTATTCCAAATCAATCCTGTGGGTTGTCCTGTTGCTTTGTCTACTTGGACACAGCCTGACAAGACGAGTAGCATAGCCACTCCCATAGCAGAGAGGGCAAAACGTTTAATAGATTTCAATGTTTTCATTCCTTCTTTAAAAATTATACCTTTCTATTCTACTGTTTTTTTGTAAAATATACAATAGTTCTAGAGACCTAATTTGCGACTTTGAAGTCCGAATAGGATGAAAAGTTGCTCATTTGTACATCTAGATAGGTAACTTTTGAAAAAGGTGTCGGACCTTTTCGGATTTCTTGGATAAATTTTGCCATAGTTGCAGAGGAGTCTGCCTGAGCAAGAATTTCCACTGTGCCATCATCGTTATTCCAGACACGACCAGTGATACCACCGATTTCAAGAGCTAAAGTATAAACACCCCAGCGAAAACCAACACCCTGCACCCTGCCTTGGGCAATCATTCTAACCTTTTGCATACCAAACCCCTTTGATTGTGATATAATATTTCTATGACTATTATAACCTCAAAAGCCAATTCTGTGGTAAAAAATGCCAAGAAATTACATCAAAAAAAATATCGAAAGTCTGCTTATTTGATTGAGGGCTGGCACTTGTTTGAAGAAGCTGTTCAAGCAGGAGTGACGATTGAAAAGGTCTTTGCCCTAGAAAGTTACCGAGATCAGCTAGCGGCTTTTCCTCAAACTATCTGGGTTTCAGAGGAGATTTTGCGGGACTTGGCAGATACGCAAACTCCTCAAGGGATTGTTGCAGTGATTCAAAAAGAAGAAGAGGGGCTGCCTGATTTTCGTCAGGGCAAGTATCTATTTTTAGAGGATGTTCAAGATCCTGGTAATGTGGGCACCATGATTCGGACGGCGGATGCGGCAGGTTTTACAGGGGTTATTATTTCAGATAAGTCAGCGGATATCTACAGTTTCAAGACCCTGCGTTCCATGCAAGGAAGTCATTTTCATTTGCCTATCTATCGTATGCCTCTTACCAGCTTTGTAGAAGAGGCAAAGAAGAGCGATTTGCCCATTCTGGCAACGACCTTATCGAGAGAGTCAAAGGATTATCGTGAGCTTTCTTCACTAGAGAACTTTGCTTTAGTCATGGGAAATGAAGGACAGGGGATTAGTTCTGTTATGGCTGAGAGTGCTGATCAGCTGGTTCATATAGGCATGAAAGGCCGAGCAGAAAGTCTCAACGTGGCAGTTGCAGCAGGAATTTTGATGTTTTATTTCAGCTAATTTATAAAATCTTTGTTATAATCAAGACATATTTATAGAAAAAGGAGAATCAGAATGAATCAAACGATTATTCAAGAACGTTCAGGTCTCAATCAATTTTACGCTAAGGTTTATGCCTTTGTGGGACTTGGGATTGGTCTATCAGCTCTCGTGTCAGCTTTGATGTTGACAGTCTTTCAGTCCCAATTGGTCTACTTTTTAATGCATGGCCGTCTCTGGTTGATGATTGCAACTTTTGCAGAACTTGCTCTAGTCTTTGTTGCAAGTAGCATGGCTGCAAAAAATAGCCCAGCAGCTCTCCCAGTATTTTTAGTTTATTCTGTTTTAAATGGATTTACGCTTAGTTTTGTCGTAGCCTTCTATACACCTGGGACCGTCTTATCAGCCTTTGTATCCAGTGCCCTTCTCTTCTTTGTCATGGCGGCAATCGGAATTTTCACTAAGAAAGATTTGAGTGGAATGGGCCGAGCTTTGATGGCGGCGCTTGTTGGTCTCATTATTGCCATGGTTGTAAATCTATTTTTAGCCAATAGTTTCTTTGACTACATGATTAGTATTGCCATGGTCTTGGTTTTCTCAGGTTTGATTGCTTGGGACAACCAAAAGATTCGCTATGTTTATGAGCAGTCACGAGGACAAGTCGCGACAGGCTGGGTCATCTCGATGGCGCTCAGCATCTATCTAGACTTTATCAACCTCTTCCTTAGCATTTTACGAATCTTTGGTCGAAACGATTAATGAATGACAGAGTCAGTGTTCAAAAGAGCACTGACTTTTTCTTATTTACTCTTTTCTTTTCTTGGAAATAGGTGTATAATGCTTTTAACTAATTTTTGAGGAGCTGTTTATGAAGAAAAGTTTTATTCATCAACAAGAAGAAATT contains:
- a CDS encoding purine operon repressor produces the protein MKLRRSDRMVVISNYLINNPYKLTSLNTFAEKYESAKSSISEDIVIIKRAFEEIEIGHIQTVTGAGGGVIFTPSISSHEAKEMIADLRDKLSESDRILPGGYIYLSDLLSTPAILKNIGRIIAKSFMDQKIDAVMTVATKGVPLANAVANVLNVPFVIVRRDLKITEGSTVSVNYVSGSSGDRIEKMFLSKRSLKAGSRVLIVDDFLKGGGTVNGMISLLREFDSELAGVAVFADNAQEEREKQFDYKSLLKVTNIDVKNQSIDVEIGNIFDEDK
- a CDS encoding diaminopimelate decarboxylase produces the protein MKTPFISREDLETIVAEFPTPFHLYDEKGIREKARAVNQAFSWNKGFKEYFAVKATPTPAILKILQEEGCGVDCSSYVELLMSHKLDFPGSEIMFSSNNTPDKEYAYARELGATINLDAFEDIEHLERAAGIPEIISCRYNPGGVFELGTDIMDNPGEAKFGMTKDQLFEAFAILKEKGAKTFGIHSFLASNTVTHLYYPELARQLFELAVEIKEKLGISLDFINLSGGIGVNYRPEQEPNDIAVIGEGVRKVYEEVLTPAGLGQVKIFTELGRFMLAPHGALVTRVTHKKKTYRTYLGVDASAVNLMRPAMYGAYHHITNLTHPDEPVEVVDVVGSLCENNDKFAVNRELPHTEIGDLLVIHDTGAHGFSMGYQYNAKLRSAEILYTEEGKARQIRRAERPEDYFATLYGFDFESDQ
- the pflA gene encoding pyruvate formate lyase-activating enzyme 1 (activates pyruvate formate-lyase 1 under anaerobic conditions), translated to MSEETIDYGQVTGMVHSTESFGAVDGPGIRFIVFLQGCHMRCQYCHNPDTWAMETNKSRERTVDDVLTEALRYRGFWGDKGGITVSGGEALLQIDFLIALFTKAKEKGIHCTLDTCALPFRNKPRYLEKFNKLMAVTDLVLLDIKEINEEQHKIVTSQTNKNILACAQYLSDIGKPVWIRHVLVPGLTDRDEDLIELGKFVKTLKNVDKFEILPYHTMGEFKWRELGIPYSLEGVKPPTADRVKNAKELMDTESYQDYMKRVHG
- a CDS encoding membrane protein is translated as MKSIKRFALSAMGVAMLLVLSGCVQVDKATGQPTGLIWNTIGAPMAEAIKYFATDKGLGFGVAIIIVTIIVRLIILPLGIYQSWKATLHSEKMNALKHVLEPHQKRLKEATTQEEKLEAQQALWDTQKEHGISMFGGVGCFPILIQMPFFSAIYFAAQYTDGVASSTFLGINLGSPSLLLVAFAGILYYLQSLLSLHGVEDEMQREQLKKMIYMSPLMIVVFSFFAPASVTLYWVVGGFMMILQQFIVNYVVRPKLRKKVREEFAKNPPKASSFSTGGGRKDVTPNQATAIMTNKKHKKRNAGKQHSRK
- a CDS encoding acylphosphatase (catalyzes the hydrolysis of acylphosphate), with amino-acid sequence MQKVRMIAQGRVQGVGFRWGVYTLALEIGGITGRVWNNDDGTVEILAQADSSATMAKFIQEIRKGPTPFSKVTYLDVQMSNFSSYSDFKVAN
- a CDS encoding RNA methyltransferase; this translates as MTIITSKANSVVKNAKKLHQKKYRKSAYLIEGWHLFEEAVQAGVTIEKVFALESYRDQLAAFPQTIWVSEEILRDLADTQTPQGIVAVIQKEEEGLPDFRQGKYLFLEDVQDPGNVGTMIRTADAAGFTGVIISDKSADIYSFKTLRSMQGSHFHLPIYRMPLTSFVEEAKKSDLPILATTLSRESKDYRELSSLENFALVMGNEGQGISSVMAESADQLVHIGMKGRAESLNVAVAAGILMFYFS
- a CDS encoding membrane protein, with protein sequence MNQTIIQERSGLNQFYAKVYAFVGLGIGLSALVSALMLTVFQSQLVYFLMHGRLWLMIATFAELALVFVASSMAAKNSPAALPVFLVYSVLNGFTLSFVVAFYTPGTVLSAFVSSALLFFVMAAIGIFTKKDLSGMGRALMAALVGLIIAMVVNLFLANSFFDYMISIAMVLVFSGLIAWDNQKIRYVYEQSRGQVATGWVISMALSIYLDFINLFLSILRIFGRND